A stretch of DNA from Anopheles nili chromosome 2, idAnoNiliSN_F5_01, whole genome shotgun sequence:
aaaatatcAATGTTAACAGTGTTGAAATGTTAATAAGTCTCTTTTTGTCTTCCAAACAACTAGGTTGAATCATCAAACGAAACCACTCAAAGCCGTGAGCCAAAAATTTTTCCTGATGAAATACGAGGAATTGCGCAATCTGTTATAACATGCCTTGGAATGAcgaatgattttttaatttttgcaacTGATGTAAGACTATTAATTTGAAAACGACAGCTTGCATGGTTGTAAATATCTCTAAATTTTCTCAAAAAATGTGTTCATAATATTGCAGCTCGGAACCGTAATATATTTCTCGCTTGAAAGTTGGTCTACGGTTTTGCAATACCGTCATCAGGCCGGAATACGAGCCATCTATCCTGATGTTGACGGAACTCGATTGGTGTTTATTGATGATCACAGTTTAGGTTTCATGTTTATTGCCGCATCTGAAGAATCATTGCGAATTCCTGATTTTCCAAAACATTGTACGGGTGTTATGTGGGATTTTTCGCAATCCCACGTATTTGTGGCAAATGATCGTACATCTTGTATCACATATGCTTTTGTTCGTATATCAGTTCGGGgtaaaattgttgaaaaagtAGGAACAACATCTTTAATTAGTGAACAGATTCCTCTTATGCTGTTTGATGGAGACTTATGTCTCTACGGGAACGGGGGAAAGCTAACCTCTGTTGTGTTGGACACGCACTCCAATAAACCGGGCCGCGATGTCAAGGAACAACTTCGTACGACAAAGCTTATGCGTAAATATGCTGAAGCTTGGGAACTTTGCAAACTTATTAACGATATTGAGGAATGGAACAACTTAGGAATGACTGCGATTGGCGACCTAAACATTTCTTTTGGTACGTttgcgatatcgatttttttaatacttATATTTATGTCATGATTTATCATTTAAGAGCAATATGTATACTTTACTGTAATTATTTCTGAATATTGAATTTTATATGTTACAGCAATTAAAGTATATCGTCAAATTGGAGACGTTGCTATGGTTTGTGCGTTAGAAGAGATAAGCCAAATTGAGGACTTAAATACGCTCGCTGGATTTTGTGCAGTTTTGCGAGATGAAATTGAAGATGCAAAAACCCTGTTTACTAAAAGCGGAAATCCATCAGAAGCGCTTGAGTTGTGTCGCGATCTTCTGCAATGGGATCAAGCAATGGCATTGGCAAATACTCTCGCTCCAGAACAGATACCATTTCTCGCGCGTGAATACGGCGCTCAGTTGGAATTTACGTAAGTATGGttacttaatttaatttattcaatttaagtcgaaataatttttattcaaaatttattttttgtagcgGAAATAACACAGAAGCATTGATGAATTTTGAACGTGGCCTTAAAATCGCTGAAGCTGGAAACAACGCCGCATCTCAAGAAGAACAATTAAAACTCAAGCAGCGACAACAACTAAACGATCAACATATTAAACTATGCAAAGCCGGAATTGCACGGACAAGCATTAAATGTGGTGATGTACGCCGAGGCCTCCAATTGGCTGTAGAGTTGAACGACAAACAATTGTACAACGAGTGCGGTGAAGCGATGATTGCTACAGGTCATTTATCTGAGGCAGCTACTATGCTTGAGAAAGGAGAAAGTTGGGACAAGGCCGCCGAAATTTTCATTCAGTTgaagcaatggaaaaaaattgatcACATTTTACCCCATGTCGTAAGTCTCAAGCTGCATGCAACTTACGCGAAGGCAAAGGAAGCCGAAGGGCAATTTGCGGATGCCATCACCAGCTACCAAATAGCCGGAGATATGGATGGAGTTGTGAGAATCTATTTACAGCATCTCGATGATCCACATTCTGCATCGGAAATTTTGCTTGAAACGCGTtccatcgaaggatcaaaaatgTTGTCGAAATATTTTGAACAGCATGGTGATTACGAATCTGCGATTCAATTTCTCGTACTTTGCGGCTGCATAACAGAAGCATTCGCTATAgcacagaaacaaaacaaaattatataCTACGGCGAAGTGTTGGAGCATAGTTCTTCAGCTAAATCGAGTGACTTTCTTCTACTTGCCGAATTTTTTGACAATGAAAAGTATACTTTGTTAGCCGGAAAGTATTATTTTTTGGGCAAAGATTACTCGAGAGCTTTGAAATTGTTACTAAAAGCTGCATCGGTTGGAAATGACGAAAATACATCGCTATCTTTAGCTATAGATTGCGTTGCAACTGCTGGAGACGAGAAATTGTCCAATCAATTAATTGAGTATCTACTTGGAGAGTCGGACGGTGTCCCGAAAGATCCAAAGCTACTGTTTCGTCTCTACATGGCTAAACGTCAATTCAAAGAGGCAGCCAAAGCAGCTATGATTATTGCCAATCAAGAACAGATCGCAGGAAATTATCGTAGTGCGCacgatttgttgttttctaTGTATCAAGAATTAAAGCACAACCAGCTTACTATTTCGATTGATATGAAAAGTACGCTAGCACTGCTACATCGCTACACGTTAGTCAGAGTTCATGTTAAACGTGGTAATCATCTGTTGGCCGCAAAGCTACTCCTTGAAATAGCGAAACATATATCTCAATTTCCTTCTCGTACGTATACTTACTCGCACTACTCAGTGTAAGAATAGCATAATCATTATTCTATCTGTAATCATTTCAGACGTTGTTCCGATTTTAACTTCCACCGTTATCGAATGTCATAGAACAACTCTTCGAAAATCTGCTTTTGAACACGCGGTCATGTTAATGCGGTCCGAATATCGTAGCCAGATTGATGGTAAATATGCCAAGAAAGTAGAATCCATTGTTCGCAAAGCTCCACGTGGCCAACTGGAGGACGAGAATGAACAAGAATCTGGCCCTTGTCCTGTTTGTGAAACGCTTCTTCCGAACATGCTCATAGTTTGCGGACAGTGCAAAACAACGTTACCGATCTGTATTGCAACGGCAAGTAAACAACTCTATCAAATATGCCTAAGAATAACTttgagtattgatttttttaactaTTTTGTTTCACATGTTTAGGGTCAGCATTTAGTACGTGATGATATAACCGCATGTCCGGAATGTGATTTTCCTGCAATGAAAGAGGAATTTAAAAAGTATTCTTCGTTGTTAGAAATACCACATTTTCCTGTGTATAGCAAACCCGTGTCTAACAATCTGTCTATTAATTAgggatttataaaaaaatgggtAAACGTTAATTATAACAGCCGCAAATAGTTGATGTACAAATCGACGAACTGATTGACTCGccaatcaatttatttaagtaagattttttaaaatattttttaagaaTTCtagggaaaaagcgaaagtaGCGATAAACAAGAGATGAAGccttttcattcattcacctTTCATTCAGGGAGAGCACAACAAAATATAATGCTTCCTTATCCATTTCATATTATATGGGGAGATAATATAGAAGGATGAAGAAGTTGGTTTGGTAAATATGAAGGCGAAGAaatcaaattcaacaaaaaatcataaagaACAAAATTACTAAagtttttttctgaaaatgTTTAGTTGGACGCTTGTGGGTGTGACATTTaacttaaaattaaaaaaaaaaaaacaacttcgattttattttatttatgagcaTGAATATCAGTTTTAAACATATGGGATGTAATACACAGGAAAATTGGGCAATCAATATATCTGATAGAAACTAATGTTGATCTTTTTTATAGAGTTTTGGAAACGACCAACAATCATTGTCCAATGTGCAATGAAAAAATTGATCCCGAGCGGCTAGTGGACATCGAAGACATTCAGCCGTACATCAACACTTAAGGTACTGCATTTGGCTTATGCTAGGCTTAGCTATTACTGCAAAGTTTTGTAATTATTAATTGTCATCAATTATTGATAATACGGATACTTTCGTTAGAGaacataagttttttttaatgcataattatatatgtaaataaatatggtttaaacaatcaaacaaatgaaatacGCAAAAATAGGTCTATGTGATTCTATTAAAGAAtgcatgaaaacaaaaacagaacaaaattaaacagttTGAGAAAACGTGTATTTGACCTGGCTATCTAACAAAAAGATCGAGAGCTGCCACCGTTCTtggattgattgaaaattcgGAAAAAATCGAGTgcgtcacccatttttgggttacggcaaaaacgcatcattttaaaatgcaatttttgaatatttagaacagctattattctcacTTATCGCATTTGTGACCGAATTAAAatacgaatgaatgcaaagaaaaccaaaaattcatcacaaacgtagaacgttaagaattagagccagtgcaaccgaggctctgacgtatgagcaagaatcgcttgaatcgtggcattttgtgcactttcctaaaaaaacgcttggcacgcaaggtgttaagaatggcctggccgtatttagatttggataattttgtatgagctgaaaggcatttccttccaacagccgcagatagccatatcccgggctgactcggttagttTTTGTAATGGTTCTGTGACATGTAACACATGCAAGCTTTGGTAGATTTTTGAGACCTTTACGAAGGTAGTCATTTCTGAAAATTCCTTAACTTCTTCGACGGATTCAAACTGCGTAACCTCAAAGTTCATCAGCAAATCATCAAAACGCAGATAAATATCAACCACTCATCCAGGTGTTTGGTTCACTAACGTCGATCCAACGTTGGGAGAACGctaaacgcaaaacaaaatcgttcCCGTTGCTGTCAAGAGGTTCCAACAAGTGGTAGCTTTTTCGAAAATCACGCCTTGGGAATGCGGGATATTTTCATCAAACGGTAGATATTCTTCAGTTGTGATATCATGTTGATCTAATCCTTGAAAGGCCGTTGCAGATCCATCAGACTGATGCGTACTTATTCGAGAGACCGATTGAACCGTGGCAATTCTTGTTATATTCAGGGGTAGCTACATTCATTTCCCTCTTATGGTATTTCTTGAGATTCCCAGAAGATCCAAGTTGCACTTGCCGGGCATTATAAATACTATACAATCGCCATTGTGTGTCAAGGGATACTTTCTCAGCCTGTGAACGATTCCCTTATGATCCGAGCTAGAAGTAGATGACGAACTTTTCGACGACCTGTTCACCATTGCGAGTACGGCTTTACGAATACAATTCACCAAGAGCGAATGGTTCGAAAAAATGTTGCGTATTGGAATAACAGCACAGAACGAACGAATTGCACCAATAGGAATACCGGACAGAACTTTATATTGTATAACTGGGGGACTGAACTCAATTTTATAGTTTAATTGAATAGAGCGTGCGGAACTTGAAAATTTTTGCGACTGATACTTATAAAGAATCAAAGTCTATTGACCAGCACTCTTACTTTTTCATAAGGCGTAATGTGTTTGAAACGTTCTCTCTGTCACGAACGTTGCACTGAACAACCGTTAAATTGTGCGTAAAAATAGCGATACAATGTGGGCGACTTAGATCTTATACatcatttaaaaatgaaagcatcgattatttatattaaataGTTTTCATTCGTGTCGATAATTAATATGTATTTTCCCATTCTTAAGGCAGGCTCAACCTCAGACAGATTTCAATCCCACATCATGTTATATTCTTCTGCACTCCTTCCTGCACGAATCATTGGAATCCTTTCATATCCATGCACTCGACTTTCcgattttgttgttgataaatttttactatattttattttaggtTCTCTTacattctctcgctctctctttctctctctcattatATCTCTAATTATCTATCGCTTTCACCTAGTAAAGAAACTTTTTTTCTATATCATTGATATTAACCCTATCTACCTGATTTTCGCCACCTATTCTCAAGAGGGTCTTTCAATTGTAATTTCACCGATTTCTCCGCAAAATAaccagagcaaaaaaagggaattttTTACAGAATTGTTACAATTTATTATGTTcgcaaaattaaataatattcTTTTGGAACGTGGTAATGAATCCAGGCAGCGTTCAAGGTGACCGTGAAagaatcaatcgatcgattgatctgTAGATGCCATCATCCCTGATTAGATGTCAGCAGTGATTACAAAGCATATTATGCACGATACTCAATGTACAAAACTGAATCagtttatatttaaaaatatcataaagCTTGGATCAACAAGTCAACGCCAACAATATTCCAACCGGTCATAATAGAGcatattaatttattgtttaattttctagAATACTTCGCTTATAAGACTTATGCGAAGGCTTATacatgtttgtatttttatattttttaaaaatatctgCAACATTTTAAACAgtcattttgaaaacaaatttaaccAAACCACAAAAGCATCAAATCTGCAAAGAaaacatatttgttttatgaGCCAATACCTTTTCATCAATCGTATTGACGCAAAAACTATATTTTACGTAAATATGCTTGCTTCCATTTAATTAACTTTTCAGTAGAATTGAAGTGGACATTTCTGCTACCATTTCCAGTACTGGTGatcaaaatttttttgtctcttttgtAAACtactttgttttattgctaCTTTCGCGATCGTCTTGATGACTAGTTCGCTTTTTACTTCTTGTACTTTGCACGGCAGACCTCTTCTATTCATTCTATTTTGAACATATATCTGGGTCAACAACGGCTTTAAATTCTTCCTACCACTTGTTTCACTTCAGTATATCTATTATTCTGTCCCGATCTCACTTCCGTTCTTTTTAACTTTCCTGTTCCTTCCAcagtatattattttttaacgGTCATCATGTGTTTAGTTAGTTGCAATATAATTGGATCTTATCTTGTTCCTTCAGTGTCTAAAGATAAAAACTTAAACAACTGCAGCCAGTTTTAGGTTTTGCAGTATCACATTCCGCATAATtttgtcgattttttgttgttggtcaAACCTAAAGCATCATGTTCTACGAGTGAATTTACCTCGATTGTTCCATGCAATCACTAAAATAACTTCAAATTTCAATGCGTGTAGACGACGCTTACAACAATGTATTCATTTTACTTTTGACATCCGGGTGAGATTGTCTCGCGTTCGGAAAGAGGGCCCTTGAATGTAGTAACTTTTATAAAAACTTATCACTACATTTTCTAGCGCAGTTCTAGTAAAGCATGTTGTACTTTCATAATTAATATGATATCatatttgattaatttcgttttttttaaacagtaTAACATTACTTATTAATGAATTTAACAATCGTATATTATTgttaaatcaataaatatatGATGGATACGATATTTTGCTGCTTGAATGTAATTGATATCATTTTGCATTGAATGATTGATAAATCATGAAACAGTGAAGTTTATTCGAACATTTAACTAATGACCTTGATCAATCTTCATGCACCCTAAGTGAGAGAATCTCACTTCGTCTGAACGACAAACTTCATAATTCTTGCTAGTAAAACACAAGATGTACATGCTAGCCTGTCGAAGTTCTCCGGGTAAATCGAGATTAAAAACACTTACAAAGTCTAGTGCTCGCAGTGctacaaagaaaaacacaactaaTTAGTGGTGCGCTGATAGTCCACTTGTGTTGGAGAAAAATTACGAAAAGCAACAGTGTATATGACGTacgggaggattttttttgtgtgaggAGTGTTACGTACATGCGTGctattcaaatatttacttcATTCAACACGCGCCTCATGTAAACCAATGAATTATATGAGTATTACATAGCGCAGATTGTAAATCTGAATAAAACTGAAATGGAATAAGGATTATGTGATGGAAGTGTTATGATTTAAGTGAAAAGTCTAAATGTGGCATAGAAAACTGTGTATAGTGCGTGTAAAAGATAAACCAGGGAAATGTCGTTAATAATAGACTCTTAGTAAACTCACtcgatttaattttcccatcgatcTTCAGAACTTTCACTTCcggtgaaattaaattcttttCCTAGGTAAAAGGCAACTGGGGAGAGCTTCAATGAGCAGAACTGCATGTCCTTTGATTCTCATCAACTCGTGTCTCGGTCAGTCGGAAAATCCTTTTGTACGAATAAGTGATGAataagtgttttattttgtgaatTTTCGCTaatatcttgttttttttcttctcatgttTCATGCACTACTAATAGTGTAATGAACAGCATGAAGACCAATTAATTCACCAATCTTCTtagttattatttattcataaattttaaattctgATTATATCAATATTGGCGACTTAAAATACATTGTTTTTGGCACTATCGCCGCAAAGTCTAAACACCATTCGATTGAAATACATCGATTAAAACAGTAATCTTATTTTGCTGTTGCGATAGGTGTTTTGTGATGCCGTTTTTATTGTCGTCACAGATAAGCAGAGGaagttatgttttattttgcaacatGCCAAATACATGAATCGTTTTTTGCAGCTACAAATTACAACCTAATTTCcaattttatataaataattttaaacgtTTACCTCAGACAATGTACAAACGTAGATGCAGTTATCCTTTTATTTCTATGTTACCATCCAGTGTTAATATACTATATctttataaatattattaaacTAATATCGAATGTGTTCAATGTGAACATTCGtaaagcttaataaataagTTGCAACAATCGTGTTATCGTGAAACAAATATCGTTTTTGCATACGAGTGTTATGAGTGTTAtatatttttgcaaaaaatgcata
This window harbors:
- the LOC128732277 gene encoding WD repeat-containing protein 19, producing the protein MSSEKVLYRHEEPHGQGDAYFLWQTGASAQLLASTGSDGTVAIFNRQGQLQERIVLQGLCAGFAWDRDGDILAMITANSHQLIIWDSNSQKKHTVDIGLRDLPSCIIWSKKVAVLAVGTSRGNLSIYNHISTKRIPILGKHTKRITCGAWSTENILALGSEDKYLSLSNEEGDTLRSIQLRDTPSDMFFAEMKTDERVPGENTISMILGKRTLFLYHLPEPDSPTELGFQQRYGSLLQHKWFADGYILLGFSLGHVVAISTHPREVGQELWQVKNHRDSLNSIAVCKELELIASCGDNNIKIHSMSNLQETVKILSLPDQAALKHVEWSADGQLLGVTTSQGAICVFVTKLHSLYAVSPPRIAVLSSLAEIAIYHYTPNRQKSPPILVPLEIEPSFLTIGPYHMACGMNNHVWFYDLGRSVKDSPLLLGDREYMSEIKQVALSSEYCAVLCGGQIMLHSVESSNETTQSREPKIFPDEIRGIAQSVITCLGMTNDFLIFATDLGTVIYFSLESWSTVLQYRHQAGIRAIYPDVDGTRLVFIDDHSLGFMFIAASEESLRIPDFPKHCTGVMWDFSQSHVFVANDRTSCITYAFVRISVRGKIVEKVGTTSLISEQIPLMLFDGDLCLYGNGGKLTSVVLDTHSNKPGRDVKEQLRTTKLMRKYAEAWELCKLINDIEEWNNLGMTAIGDLNISFAIKVYRQIGDVAMVCALEEISQIEDLNTLAGFCAVLRDEIEDAKTLFTKSGNPSEALELCRDLLQWDQAMALANTLAPEQIPFLAREYGAQLEFTGNNTEALMNFERGLKIAEAGNNAASQEEQLKLKQRQQLNDQHIKLCKAGIARTSIKCGDVRRGLQLAVELNDKQLYNECGEAMIATGHLSEAATMLEKGESWDKAAEIFIQLKQWKKIDHILPHVVSLKLHATYAKAKEAEGQFADAITSYQIAGDMDGVVRIYLQHLDDPHSASEILLETRSIEGSKMLSKYFEQHGDYESAIQFLVLCGCITEAFAIAQKQNKIIYYGEVLEHSSSAKSSDFLLLAEFFDNEKYTLLAGKYYFLGKDYSRALKLLLKAASVGNDENTSLSLAIDCVATAGDEKLSNQLIEYLLGESDGVPKDPKLLFRLYMAKRQFKEAAKAAMIIANQEQIAGNYRSAHDLLFSMYQELKHNQLTISIDMKSTLALLHRYTLVRVHVKRGNHLLAAKLLLEIAKHISQFPSHVVPILTSTVIECHRTTLRKSAFEHAVMLMRSEYRSQIDGKYAKKVESIVRKAPRGQLEDENEQESGPCPVCETLLPNMLIVCGQCKTTLPICIATGQHLVRDDITACPECDFPAMKEEFKKVLETTNNHCPMCNEKIDPERLVDIEDIQPYINT